The DNA window ACCGTTCCAAACGTTGGAACTTTTTCCGGACCGGTTTCCTCCACCATTTATTTTTCCGGGGCTGCGGTTTCGGGCGGATTGATTTGGATCAGGTAGCGTTTGTTCCAGCATTTTCCGGTGATCCAAAAGGCGTCGCGCTGCGGATCGTAGGCAATTCCGTTGAGAACGTGGCCGATGTCTCCATCGTTGTGCCGGGCGGCGAGGGCGGACAGGTCCAGTGAAAAGACCACGCGTCCGTTGTTCGGCGAAATGGCGACAATGGTGGGGGTCATGTACACATTCGCCCAGATCAGTCCCCGGGCATACTCCAGTTCGTTAAGATTATTCTGCCGCCGCATTCCGTTGTAAACAGGCCGTTGCTTTTCCACCTTAAAGGTTGAGCTGTTGCGAAAATACAGCACGTTGGATCCATCGCTCTGAATAAAGTGCGTACCGTCGTGCGTCAGTCCCCAGCCTTCGGTTTCGAGCACAAAGCGCTGCTGAATGCTGAAGTCTGCTGCATCCAGTCGATAGGCGCAGCCTTCCCGCCAGGTCAGTAGATAAACGGAATCGTTCAGCAGGTGGAGGCCTTCGGCAAAAACAGAAGCAGGCAGGTCCCGGCTATGGATCACTTTTCCCGTGGCAATTTTGTAGCGCAGGATTCGGGATTGCCCATAAAGGCCCGAACTTTCAATCAGTTCGTCGCCATCGACCATGAACCCCTGAGTGAAAAGGGTCGGATCATGATCCGTGGTTTTCAGTATGTTATAGGTCGCTTCTGCAGCGAGTCCCCGGGCAACCGGCATTCCGCAGACTATGAGTATTAACGCAATCGTTTGAAAATTTCCGGAGATCCATTTGTTCATCGCAATCCTGAAGGTTACACCGTTGTGAAAAATGCCTGTGCAGGCGGGCGGGTTCAAGAGGAAACAGAGATGCAGATATCGAGGTCCTTCTGTCATGAGATCGTGGATAAAACGCTTCGGTGCATTTGTGCCGGAGCGTTTTTTTATTCCACTGTTCGGAAAAGCCGGGCGCCGATTTGTTTTCCAGGGGTTGAAAAACCGGGGATTTTAAAGGGGGTAAACAGAACGCTAACTCTTTTCTAGCGAACGGGCCATAAAGCGCCAACAGCATCCATAACATTCCCTA is part of the Pontiella agarivorans genome and encodes:
- a CDS encoding glutaminyl-peptide cyclotransferase, which translates into the protein MNKWISGNFQTIALILIVCGMPVARGLAAEATYNILKTTDHDPTLFTQGFMVDGDELIESSGLYGQSRILRYKIATGKVIHSRDLPASVFAEGLHLLNDSVYLLTWREGCAYRLDAADFSIQQRFVLETEGWGLTHDGTHFIQSDGSNVLYFRNSSTFKVEKQRPVYNGMRRQNNLNELEYARGLIWANVYMTPTIVAISPNNGRVVFSLDLSALAARHNDGDIGHVLNGIAYDPQRDAFWITGKCWNKRYLIQINPPETAAPEK